A single Carnobacterium alterfunditum DSM 5972 DNA region contains:
- a CDS encoding GRP family sugar transporter, whose amino-acid sequence MEILIALIPAIAWGSIGLVSNKLGGNSYQQTVGMAAGAAFFAIGVYFVYQPIIDIKIILVGLFSGALWSLGQMQQFQSMRFIGVSNTLPISTGLQLIVNTLAGVLLFREWTSSRDIILGIIAIIILIFGVTFTTVTDTKETTVDSKGQKKAGAKALIYSTIGYGLYTITINASGVDAMAVILPQAIGMLIGSLLFSAKQEIKSKYTVRNLLTGLLWATGNIFMLISMAKIGLAISFSLSQTGIIISTLGSIWFLGETKTKREFRYILMGCILVILGGVLLGYIKA is encoded by the coding sequence ATGGAGATTTTAATAGCACTTATACCGGCCATAGCTTGGGGCAGTATTGGTTTAGTGAGTAATAAATTAGGGGGGAACTCTTACCAGCAAACAGTAGGGATGGCAGCTGGAGCAGCCTTTTTCGCAATCGGTGTTTACTTTGTTTACCAACCAATAATCGATATAAAAATTATTTTAGTTGGATTATTTTCAGGTGCACTATGGTCATTAGGCCAAATGCAGCAGTTCCAAAGTATGAGATTCATCGGCGTATCGAATACATTGCCGATCTCAACAGGATTACAATTGATTGTAAATACACTTGCAGGAGTCCTTTTGTTTAGAGAATGGACAAGTTCTAGAGATATTATTCTTGGGATCATTGCTATTATTATTTTAATTTTTGGGGTTACATTTACGACTGTAACAGATACGAAAGAAACGACTGTTGATTCTAAAGGGCAAAAGAAAGCTGGAGCAAAAGCCTTGATCTATTCTACAATAGGCTACGGGTTGTATACGATCACGATAAATGCATCTGGAGTAGATGCGATGGCCGTTATTTTACCGCAGGCTATCGGGATGTTGATCGGTTCATTGCTCTTTTCAGCTAAGCAAGAAATCAAAAGCAAATACACAGTGCGCAACTTGTTGACCGGTTTATTATGGGCAACAGGAAATATCTTTATGCTGATCTCAATGGCAAAAATCGGATTAGCAATCAGTTTCTCGCTATCACAAACAGGGATCATTATTTCTACATTAGGTAGTATCTGGTTCTTAGGCGAAACAAAAACCAAACGGGAATTTCGTTATATCTTGATGGGTTGTATTTTAGTCATTTTAGGTGGCGTTTTATTAGGCTATATTAAAGCATAA
- a CDS encoding NAD(P)/FAD-dependent oxidoreductase yields the protein MTKYDVLVVGGGTSGMMAAISAAEHGAKVAVIEKNTTLGRKLLVTGGGRCNVTNNRDKEEIIAHIPGNGRFLYSAFYQYDNYDIMEFFKSNGVVLKEEDHGRMFPVTDKSRTILEALIGIMDRLEIAIYAEAPVENLLFDEGKATGVQLQDGRSIHASCVIVSTGGRAMPRTGSTGDGYKWAKKAGHTIEPLYPTEAPITSDETFIQDKTLQGLSLRDIALSVLNKKSKKVVTHQMDMIFTHFGISGPAVLRCSMFVHQTMKRDKTEEVVMSLDALPNVSKGELTQQLQQLIKNDGDKSTKNALKGLVPERYLLFALTRSGLDENAPLKQAAPEKVTHLIEFIKDFQFTANGTLPIEKAFVTGGGINTKEVNPKTMESKFTSKLFFTGEILDYNGYTGGYNITGAFITGRIAGMHAAEAALKS from the coding sequence ATGACAAAGTATGATGTATTAGTAGTTGGCGGAGGAACCAGCGGTATGATGGCTGCTATCTCGGCGGCAGAACATGGCGCAAAAGTAGCCGTAATTGAAAAAAACACGACCCTTGGACGTAAATTACTCGTAACTGGCGGTGGTAGATGTAATGTTACCAATAATCGGGATAAAGAAGAGATCATCGCCCATATTCCTGGAAACGGACGCTTTTTATACAGCGCGTTTTATCAATACGATAATTACGATATTATGGAATTTTTCAAATCAAATGGTGTTGTGCTAAAAGAAGAAGATCACGGAAGAATGTTCCCTGTGACCGATAAATCGCGAACGATTTTAGAAGCCTTGATCGGGATCATGGATCGTTTAGAAATTGCGATTTATGCAGAAGCTCCCGTTGAGAATTTATTGTTTGATGAAGGAAAGGCAACTGGCGTGCAGTTGCAAGATGGACGAAGCATCCACGCAAGTTGTGTGATCGTTTCAACAGGCGGCCGAGCTATGCCTCGAACAGGTTCGACCGGTGATGGGTACAAATGGGCAAAAAAAGCTGGTCATACGATCGAACCACTTTATCCCACAGAAGCTCCTATTACTTCTGATGAAACTTTTATACAAGATAAGACGTTACAAGGTCTTTCTTTAAGGGATATCGCTTTAAGTGTTTTGAATAAAAAAAGTAAAAAGGTCGTAACCCATCAAATGGATATGATTTTTACCCACTTTGGCATTTCTGGACCAGCCGTATTGCGCTGTTCTATGTTTGTTCACCAGACTATGAAACGCGATAAAACCGAAGAAGTCGTGATGAGTTTAGATGCTCTCCCAAATGTATCTAAAGGCGAATTAACTCAACAACTGCAACAATTAATAAAAAATGATGGCGATAAAAGCACCAAAAATGCTTTGAAAGGTCTTGTTCCTGAACGGTATTTATTATTTGCACTGACTAGATCTGGTTTGGATGAAAATGCTCCCTTGAAGCAAGCTGCTCCAGAAAAAGTGACCCACTTGATTGAATTTATCAAAGATTTTCAATTCACAGCTAATGGCACCTTGCCGATTGAAAAAGCCTTTGTTACGGGTGGCGGAATCAATACAAAAGAAGTGAACCCAAAAACGATGGAAAGTAAATTTACTAGCAAACTCTTCTTTACCGGTGAAATTTTAGATTACAATGGCTACACGGGCGGATATAATATCACAGGCGCTTTTATTACTGGCCGTATTGCAGGTATGCACGCTGCTGAGGCTGCTCTTAAAAGTTAA
- a CDS encoding 5' nucleotidase, NT5C type, whose protein sequence is MKKKIAIDMDQVIADMEISFIELFKKEYHLSFETVDEYLKANPNFDLVSTIKELYPLINTHAFFRNIPVMKDSQTVLRELADEYDLYIATAAMDVPKTFTAKYEWLQEHFAFIDSQHYIFCGDKSIIHTDYLIDDSIRQLERFSGTGILFVNSLNETEDRYIRANNWKDIRDYFLSIKE, encoded by the coding sequence ATGAAAAAGAAAATTGCAATCGATATGGATCAAGTTATTGCGGATATGGAAATTAGTTTTATTGAATTATTCAAAAAGGAATACCATCTTTCCTTTGAAACAGTTGACGAATATCTAAAGGCAAATCCAAATTTTGATTTAGTCTCGACGATCAAAGAACTTTATCCTTTGATCAATACTCATGCCTTTTTCAGGAATATCCCAGTGATGAAGGACAGCCAAACTGTTTTGCGTGAATTAGCAGATGAGTATGATTTGTACATTGCAACTGCTGCTATGGATGTTCCTAAAACATTTACTGCAAAATATGAATGGCTGCAAGAGCATTTTGCTTTCATCGATTCTCAGCACTATATTTTTTGCGGCGATAAAAGTATCATTCACACGGACTACTTGATTGATGATTCCATACGTCAATTAGAACGCTTTTCTGGAACCGGTATTCTCTTTGTGAATTCATTGAATGAAACCGAGGACCGCTACATTCGTGCGAATAATTGGAAAGACATCCGCGATTATTTCTTATCGATCAAAGAGTAA
- the ybaK gene encoding Cys-tRNA(Pro) deacylase produces MKKNKMQKTNAIRQLESNAISYQTYEFPWSDDHLGAEAVFEQLKVPKERIYKTLVINGDKSGVIVACIPGASELDLKALAKVSGNKKVELLPLTDLEKTTGYIRGGCSPIGMKKKFPTFISIQAETMDKVIVSAGKRGMQIELDPLELKKLTKAEFVSIEAE; encoded by the coding sequence ATGAAAAAAAATAAAATGCAAAAAACAAACGCTATTAGACAATTAGAAAGCAATGCTATTTCGTATCAAACCTATGAATTTCCATGGAGTGATGATCATTTGGGTGCTGAAGCAGTTTTTGAACAGTTAAAGGTACCTAAAGAACGAATCTATAAAACTTTGGTGATCAACGGCGATAAGTCAGGTGTGATAGTAGCTTGTATACCAGGTGCTAGCGAGCTTGATCTAAAAGCGTTAGCTAAAGTCAGTGGAAATAAAAAGGTTGAATTATTGCCTCTAACGGATTTAGAAAAAACAACAGGTTACATCCGTGGAGGCTGTTCACCTATTGGAATGAAGAAGAAATTTCCAACCTTTATTTCTATTCAAGCTGAAACAATGGATAAAGTCATTGTTTCAGCAGGAAAAAGAGGGATGCAAATTGAACTAGATCCACTAGAGTTGAAAAAGTTGACTAAAGCTGAATTTGTATCCATTGAAGCTGAATAA
- a CDS encoding class I SAM-dependent rRNA methyltransferase — protein sequence MEKYKLKRRATQMVRDGYPVLLKEDFVKEPIESEGTIVELLDDNKKFLARAYLAKQNKGDGWILTLNENEKIDQTFFEHLFSQALAERAGLKSEEKTNAYRFFNGEGDGLGGLTIDVYADYYVFSWYSAGIYKHQETILKAFLSTVPGVKGIYEKMRYQTKTKPETDHIYGEEAPEPLLIKENGITYATYLNDGLMTGIFLDQRNVRNSILENYSMDKAVLNTFSYTGAFSVAAAIGGASHTTSVDLANRSLEKTKEQFEVNGLDPELQTIRVMDVFDYFRYAIRKQLKFDTVVVDPPSFARSKKRTFSVAKDYTALLEDIIDITNEDGVIIASTNAANISTERFEQFIETAFDHKGLSYQILEKFALPEDFKINPHYPQSDYLKVYVIRKGN from the coding sequence GTGGAAAAATATAAATTAAAAAGACGAGCAACACAAATGGTTAGAGATGGTTACCCAGTTTTGCTGAAAGAAGATTTTGTGAAAGAACCTATCGAATCTGAAGGAACGATCGTTGAATTATTGGACGACAACAAAAAATTTCTTGCACGAGCTTATCTTGCTAAGCAAAATAAAGGTGACGGTTGGATCCTAACATTAAATGAAAATGAAAAAATTGATCAAACTTTTTTTGAACATTTATTTAGTCAAGCTTTAGCTGAACGAGCTGGTCTTAAATCAGAGGAGAAGACAAATGCTTACCGTTTCTTCAACGGTGAAGGAGACGGTCTTGGAGGATTGACGATCGATGTTTATGCCGATTATTATGTCTTTTCATGGTACAGTGCAGGGATCTACAAGCACCAAGAAACGATTTTGAAAGCTTTTCTTTCAACCGTCCCGGGTGTTAAAGGTATATATGAAAAAATGAGATATCAAACTAAAACAAAACCAGAAACAGATCACATTTATGGCGAAGAAGCACCTGAGCCTTTGTTGATCAAAGAAAATGGCATAACTTATGCTACTTATTTAAATGATGGATTAATGACTGGGATATTCTTGGATCAACGCAATGTTCGCAATAGCATTCTTGAAAATTATTCAATGGATAAAGCAGTCTTAAATACTTTCAGTTATACTGGAGCGTTCTCAGTTGCTGCAGCAATAGGTGGAGCCAGTCACACAACAAGTGTAGATTTAGCCAACCGTAGTCTAGAAAAAACAAAAGAACAATTTGAAGTGAATGGATTAGATCCAGAATTGCAAACGATTCGAGTAATGGATGTATTTGATTACTTCAGATATGCCATTCGAAAACAATTGAAATTTGATACGGTCGTTGTTGATCCGCCAAGTTTTGCCCGTTCGAAAAAAAGAACGTTCAGTGTTGCTAAAGATTATACAGCACTATTAGAAGATATCATCGACATTACGAATGAAGATGGCGTGATCATAGCTTCGACCAATGCTGCAAATATTTCAACTGAAAGATTTGAGCAATTCATTGAGACGGCGTTCGATCATAAAGGCCTATCTTACCAAATTTTAGAAAAATTTGCTCTTCCTGAAGATTTCAAAATCAATCCTCACTATCCGCAAAGTGATTATTTGAAAGTATACGTGATCCGCAAAGGAAACTGA
- a CDS encoding VanZ family protein: MVFLQPLFDWIEPRFGETINHFPLVELIIYSIDHALFYFIFWFIGRVIFLAVKKKKKKPIKWRRELILNAFVFYVILLIHLTVFREENSINNVSIVLRPLSEINWIPFVETTKLTKGTSLFDYYYNLYGNILWFIPMGFSAAYLMKKKHFFLRSLSIGIAVSFLIEAMQFLFYTGISDIDDLIFNTIGTIIGIGLFEISQWLYKKWQKKKTT; encoded by the coding sequence ATGGTATTTTTGCAGCCCCTCTTTGACTGGATCGAACCGAGATTTGGTGAAACAATCAACCATTTCCCATTAGTCGAATTGATTATTTACAGTATCGACCATGCTCTTTTTTATTTTATCTTCTGGTTCATCGGACGGGTCATCTTTCTTGCGGTTAAAAAAAAGAAAAAGAAACCAATAAAATGGCGTAGAGAATTAATTTTAAATGCATTTGTTTTTTATGTTATTCTTTTAATTCATCTAACCGTCTTTCGTGAAGAAAATTCAATTAATAACGTATCGATCGTTTTGCGTCCTCTAAGTGAAATCAATTGGATCCCATTTGTAGAAACAACTAAATTAACTAAAGGAACATCCTTATTTGATTATTACTATAATCTATATGGAAATATTCTTTGGTTTATTCCAATGGGATTTAGCGCAGCTTATTTAATGAAGAAAAAGCATTTTTTTTTACGCTCGCTATCGATTGGAATAGCTGTTTCATTTTTAATTGAAGCGATGCAATTTCTTTTTTATACCGGCATTTCGGATATCGATGACTTGATCTTCAATACAATTGGAACGATAATCGGGATTGGTTTATTTGAAATCAGTCAATGGTTGTACAAAAAATGGCAAAAGAAGAAAACTACTTGA
- a CDS encoding LTA synthase family protein, which produces MNNIKKYLQTRLGFFSLAVILFWIKTYIGYQAEFSLGVEGIIQQFILLINPIATTVILFSIALYFKSSKKAYIALLFVYAVMSILFFSNVLYYREFSDFISVSTILGVGNVAGGLGASTFALLHATDFFYLIDVVFLIILLASKKVTMDQRPFKKRYAFAATIVGFTLFAANLALAESNRPQLLARTFDRNYIVKYLGLNFFTAYDGYKAAQANQVKASADESDIEGVLTYVDEHFAEADAEMFGIAEDRNVIFLHLESFQQFLIDYELETETGESLEVAPFINSIYHDEDTQSFSNFFHQIGQGKTADSEMLLENSLFGLPQGGAFTQVGESNTFQSASQILGSEKDYTSAMFHGNVGSFWNRDNTYKSMGIDYFFDDESYSFTEENMLEYGMKDKIFFKESIQYLEQLPQPFYSKFITVSNHFPYPLDEANVDFPTATTEDNTINNYFVTAHYLDQAIEEFFSYLKESDLYDNSIIVLYGDHYGISNSRNESLAPLLGKDPETWSSYDNAMMQKVPYMIHMPGTGNGKINTQYGAQIDSLPTLLHLLGVETKENILLGTDLFSEDHDETVAFRDGNFVSPKYTVEGSSIYDTETGELLLDPSEEVLAEVDRLRENVSTQLSLSDSILTSDLLRFYTPDGLAATDPADYDYRDQLERMKTVNEGLGTAATSIFNQNDNQSTVDLYKTNAPELLDTPEMVDETQPAETENPDIKITE; this is translated from the coding sequence ATGAACAATATAAAAAAATACCTACAAACGAGGTTGGGCTTTTTCTCTCTAGCCGTTATCCTATTTTGGATCAAGACGTATATAGGATACCAAGCGGAATTTTCCCTTGGCGTAGAAGGAATCATACAACAGTTTATCTTGTTGATCAATCCGATTGCTACAACTGTTATCCTATTCTCGATTGCTCTTTACTTCAAGAGCTCTAAAAAAGCGTATATTGCTTTACTGTTTGTTTATGCTGTGATGTCAATTCTATTCTTTTCAAATGTTCTCTATTATAGAGAGTTTTCAGATTTCATATCCGTCAGTACGATTTTAGGAGTCGGAAATGTTGCTGGTGGATTAGGAGCAAGTACGTTTGCTTTATTGCATGCAACTGATTTCTTCTATCTTATCGATGTTGTTTTCTTAATTATTTTGTTAGCTTCAAAAAAGGTAACAATGGATCAGCGTCCTTTCAAAAAACGTTATGCTTTTGCAGCTACAATTGTTGGTTTCACCCTTTTTGCTGCCAACTTAGCATTAGCTGAAAGTAATCGTCCGCAGCTGCTAGCTCGTACATTCGATCGTAATTACATTGTTAAATATCTTGGTTTAAACTTTTTTACAGCTTATGATGGTTATAAAGCAGCTCAAGCGAATCAAGTTAAAGCTAGTGCTGATGAATCAGATATCGAAGGTGTGTTAACATACGTTGATGAACACTTTGCTGAAGCTGATGCTGAAATGTTCGGTATTGCTGAAGATCGCAATGTCATCTTCTTGCATTTAGAAAGTTTCCAACAATTTTTGATCGACTATGAATTAGAAACTGAAACGGGTGAATCCCTTGAAGTAGCGCCATTTATCAACAGTATTTACCATGATGAAGATACACAAAGTTTCAGCAACTTCTTCCATCAAATCGGTCAAGGAAAAACAGCTGATTCTGAAATGCTGCTTGAAAATTCACTCTTTGGTTTACCTCAAGGTGGAGCATTTACACAAGTTGGAGAAAGCAATACTTTTCAATCTGCTTCACAAATCTTAGGTTCAGAAAAAGATTATACGAGCGCCATGTTCCATGGTAACGTTGGTTCTTTCTGGAATAGGGATAATACGTATAAATCAATGGGAATCGATTATTTCTTCGATGATGAGTCTTATTCTTTCACTGAAGAAAACATGTTAGAATACGGTATGAAAGATAAAATATTCTTTAAAGAATCGATTCAATATTTAGAACAATTGCCGCAACCATTCTATTCTAAATTTATTACTGTGTCTAATCATTTCCCTTATCCGTTGGATGAAGCAAATGTGGACTTCCCAACTGCTACTACTGAAGACAATACAATCAATAATTACTTTGTGACAGCTCATTATTTAGATCAAGCTATTGAAGAATTCTTTAGTTATTTAAAAGAGTCTGATTTGTATGATAATTCAATTATCGTTCTTTACGGCGATCATTATGGTATCTCCAATTCAAGAAATGAATCACTCGCTCCTTTACTAGGTAAAGACCCTGAAACTTGGTCAAGTTATGACAATGCTATGATGCAAAAGGTTCCTTATATGATCCACATGCCCGGAACTGGTAACGGAAAAATAAATACACAATACGGGGCACAAATAGACAGTCTCCCTACTCTTCTACACTTATTAGGTGTAGAAACAAAAGAGAACATTTTGCTTGGAACAGATTTATTCTCTGAAGATCATGATGAAACTGTTGCTTTCCGTGATGGAAACTTTGTAAGTCCTAAATATACCGTTGAAGGTTCAAGTATTTATGATACAGAAACCGGTGAATTGCTTTTGGACCCTTCTGAAGAAGTCCTTGCGGAAGTTGACCGATTAAGAGAAAATGTCAGTACTCAATTGAGTTTATCTGATAGTATTCTAACAAGTGATCTATTGCGTTTTTATACTCCTGATGGACTTGCTGCAACTGATCCAGCTGATTATGATTACCGTGATCAATTAGAACGGATGAAAACTGTAAACGAAGGTTTAGGAACAGCTGCGACAAGCATCTTCAATCAAAACGACAATCAATCTACTGTTGATTTATATAAAACTAATGCTCCTGAGTTACTAGATACTCCTGAAATGGTTGACGAAACACAACCAGCTGAAACGGAAAATCCAGATATTAAGATCACAGAATAA